One genomic region from Cyanobium usitatum str. Tous encodes:
- a CDS encoding extracellular solute-binding protein, translated as MTHPPSTSCQRSRPWGLSLGFSALAVTTLAGAIEVAGMAHNRPQEVNVYSGRHYNTDKQLYSEFTRRTGIKVNLLEGKDDELIQRLKSEGNNSKADLLVLVDAARIYRAQEANLFRSIRSAELNKDVPANLRDPKGHWFALTRRARPVMVNPAIVKPGLIRSYADLGRPELKGKLCLRNRASVYNQSLTADELVRRGKPATQQWLQGMLANTKRPFFTSDTPMLRAVGQGQCGAAVANQYYLARMLQDKNSTERSTASKLKVVWPNPTHVNISAGGVTRSSRNPEGAQRLLEFLVSPQSGEGYAAANNEYPLKGWGNNPTLKAFGTFKASPVSMEQLGRRNREAVQLMTQAGWE; from the coding sequence TTGACTCACCCACCCAGCACTAGCTGCCAACGTTCCCGCCCCTGGGGCCTATCCCTTGGCTTTTCTGCCCTAGCAGTTACCACCCTTGCTGGTGCCATCGAGGTAGCGGGCATGGCCCATAACCGCCCCCAGGAAGTGAATGTCTATTCCGGAAGGCACTACAACACTGATAAACAGCTCTACAGCGAGTTCACCAGACGCACCGGCATCAAGGTGAACCTGCTGGAGGGAAAAGATGACGAGCTGATCCAGCGCCTCAAGAGCGAAGGCAACAACAGCAAAGCCGACCTGCTGGTATTGGTGGATGCGGCCCGGATTTATCGAGCCCAGGAGGCCAATCTGTTTAGGTCGATTCGCTCCGCTGAACTCAACAAGGACGTGCCGGCCAATCTGCGGGACCCCAAGGGGCATTGGTTTGCCTTGACCCGCCGGGCCCGCCCCGTAATGGTCAACCCAGCAATCGTGAAGCCCGGCCTGATCCGCAGCTACGCCGACCTCGGCCGTCCGGAGCTCAAAGGCAAGCTCTGCCTACGCAACCGCGCCAGCGTCTACAACCAGTCGCTCACGGCCGATGAGCTGGTGCGGCGCGGCAAACCTGCCACCCAGCAATGGCTGCAGGGCATGCTCGCCAACACCAAACGGCCCTTCTTTACCTCCGACACCCCCATGCTGCGGGCCGTGGGACAGGGACAGTGCGGCGCTGCTGTGGCCAATCAGTACTACCTAGCGCGCATGCTGCAAGACAAGAACAGCACTGAGCGCAGCACCGCTTCGAAGCTGAAAGTTGTGTGGCCCAACCCCACGCACGTCAATATTTCGGCCGGTGGCGTCACACGCAGCTCCCGCAACCCAGAGGGTGCGCAACGTCTGCTCGAGTTCCTGGTTTCACCCCAATCAGGAGAGGGCTACGCCGCCGCCAACAACGAATACCCACTCAAGGGCTGGGGGAACAACCCGACCCTGAAGGCATTCGGCACTTTTAAGGCCTCACCGGTCTCCATGGAGCAGCTGGGCCGCCGCAACCGCGAAGCGGTGCAACTGATGACGCAGGCTGGCTGGGAGTAA
- the mscL gene encoding large conductance mechanosensitive channel protein MscL: protein MKRRSTFLSDFKAFVGKGNVVDLAIAVVIGGAFGKVVDAVVSLVMTSLLAPALKAANVSAISAWPAGAVLVALINFIVIAFVVFLIVRGIEAMKRGERPISAAPDPQAQLAAAATRLAEALERRQL, encoded by the coding sequence ATGAAACGTCGCAGCACTTTTCTCTCAGACTTCAAGGCATTTGTCGGCAAAGGCAATGTCGTCGACCTCGCTATTGCCGTGGTTATCGGCGGAGCATTTGGCAAGGTAGTTGATGCGGTAGTCAGCCTTGTGATGACCTCACTACTCGCTCCTGCACTGAAAGCTGCCAATGTGTCGGCTATCAGCGCTTGGCCAGCAGGAGCTGTGCTCGTGGCGCTGATCAATTTCATCGTGATCGCCTTCGTGGTGTTCCTGATCGTGCGCGGCATTGAAGCCATGAAGCGTGGCGAACGACCGATCTCAGCAGCACCCGATCCCCAGGCTCAACTTGCTGCTGCCGCCACCCGCCTGGCAGAAGCTTTAGAGCGTCGCCAGCTCTGA
- a CDS encoding HupE/UreJ family protein, producing MSTNLRKLAPAAAAGLALSLLATLPAGAHGLASAGFAAGASHPLLGLDHLLLLLGVGGAAALAGPSLLLVALAAAIAGSLYGALGGNMPGAEVLAALMVSGLGLALAARQGQLLAVVLASGVAIHAMLHGQEATGSSADLLGWWLGAGLCSAAVVGASFAVIRQLAPSWGLRLAGALSIAGALLALAQLA from the coding sequence ATGTCCACCAACCTGCGCAAACTGGCCCCGGCCGCCGCCGCTGGCCTGGCCCTCAGCCTGTTGGCGACCCTGCCAGCCGGTGCCCATGGCCTGGCAAGCGCGGGCTTTGCCGCAGGAGCAAGCCACCCGCTGCTTGGGTTAGACCACTTGCTGTTGCTGCTGGGCGTTGGCGGCGCTGCCGCCCTGGCAGGCCCATCGCTATTGCTGGTGGCCCTAGCCGCTGCCATTGCTGGCAGCTTGTATGGGGCCCTAGGGGGCAACATGCCAGGCGCCGAGGTGTTAGCAGCCTTGATGGTGTCTGGTCTTGGCCTAGCGCTGGCTGCTCGCCAGGGCCAGCTGCTGGCCGTTGTGCTGGCAAGTGGAGTGGCTATTCACGCCATGCTGCATGGCCAGGAGGCCACAGGCAGCAGCGCAGATCTGCTGGGCTGGTGGCTGGGGGCAGGCCTCTGCTCAGCGGCCGTGGTGGGTGCGAGTTTCGCCGTGATCCGCCAGCTGGCCCCCAGCTGGGGACTGCGCCTAGCAGGTGCCCTCAGCATCGCCGGAGCACTGCTAGCGCTTGCGCAGTTGGCGTGA
- a CDS encoding iron uptake porin, producing MNQFHRLLLAPAIFGALLPSLAAPGSAVANEISSLNGREAINDYMEQQEIDELKAWRSRNQVTSVNQFSDVRPTDWAYQALTNLVEKYGCVAGYPNGTYKGGQAMTRYEAAALLNACLDRVTEVTDELQRLMDEFKKELAVLKGRVDGLEAKVGSLEAQQFSTTTKLKGEVNFILGGVPDYNSDASGRQDRTTFNYDLRLNLDTSFTGKDLLKTRLRSGNFTAFSPFNAGDSLFKLDKASSTNAGASGAGGLDTVSIDRLYYQFPVGKQFTLTAGALVRNTEILAFIPTAYRSQLLDFFAVAGTPGAYNKVTGQGFGAVWKQQVAKGQGFWNASLNYIAQDGEISNEGIFDSDGSLNTTAQIGYKAPNWGAAIAYRNGTTGTRTINANGTANSNLSSGQSSNSFSVAGYWQPLDSGIIPSISAGYGFTDISGGVAGAADSQSWYVGLQWDDAFVKGNIAGVAIGQNPSAGGGIDDPLSLELFYKFQVTDNISITPGLFYITNSSNQVNDKDLWGGVILTQFRF from the coding sequence ATGAATCAGTTCCATCGCCTATTGCTTGCGCCTGCCATTTTTGGCGCACTTTTACCAAGCTTGGCCGCCCCAGGTAGCGCCGTTGCCAATGAAATCTCGTCGCTGAATGGCAGAGAGGCAATCAATGACTACATGGAGCAACAAGAAATTGATGAGCTCAAGGCTTGGCGCTCCCGCAACCAGGTCACCAGCGTCAACCAGTTTTCCGACGTAAGACCCACCGACTGGGCTTACCAAGCACTGACCAATCTGGTGGAGAAATACGGCTGCGTGGCCGGCTATCCCAACGGCACCTACAAGGGTGGCCAGGCCATGACCCGCTACGAGGCGGCGGCCCTTTTGAATGCCTGCCTCGACCGTGTCACCGAAGTGACCGACGAGCTGCAGAGGTTGATGGATGAATTCAAGAAGGAACTAGCTGTGCTGAAGGGCCGCGTCGACGGACTTGAGGCCAAGGTGGGCAGCCTGGAAGCCCAGCAGTTTTCCACCACCACCAAGCTCAAAGGCGAGGTGAACTTCATCCTGGGTGGCGTTCCCGACTACAACTCTGACGCCAGTGGCAGGCAAGATCGCACCACCTTCAATTACGACCTGCGCCTGAATCTGGATACCAGCTTCACCGGCAAGGACCTGCTCAAAACCCGCCTGCGCTCGGGTAACTTCACGGCCTTCAGTCCCTTCAACGCTGGAGACAGCCTGTTCAAGTTGGATAAAGCCTCCAGCACTAATGCGGGAGCATCAGGTGCTGGTGGCCTCGATACGGTGTCGATCGATCGCCTCTATTACCAGTTCCCGGTAGGCAAGCAATTCACGCTTACCGCCGGTGCCCTGGTGCGCAACACTGAAATTCTCGCCTTTATTCCCACTGCCTACCGCTCCCAGCTGCTCGACTTCTTCGCCGTGGCTGGCACCCCTGGTGCATACAACAAAGTGACCGGCCAGGGATTTGGCGCTGTTTGGAAGCAACAGGTGGCAAAAGGGCAGGGCTTCTGGAACGCCTCGCTCAACTACATCGCCCAGGATGGTGAGATTTCCAACGAGGGCATCTTCGACAGCGATGGCAGCCTCAACACCACGGCTCAGATCGGCTACAAGGCCCCCAACTGGGGAGCAGCCATCGCCTACCGCAACGGCACCACCGGTACCCGCACAATCAATGCCAACGGCACAGCAAACAGCAACCTGAGCTCTGGCCAGAGCTCCAACAGCTTCTCCGTAGCTGGCTACTGGCAGCCCCTTGACAGCGGCATCATCCCCTCGATCAGCGCTGGTTATGGCTTCACTGATATTTCAGGGGGCGTAGCTGGAGCCGCCGATTCCCAGTCCTGGTACGTCGGCTTGCAGTGGGATGACGCCTTCGTTAAGGGCAACATCGCCGGTGTGGCAATTGGGCAAAACCCCAGCGCTGGAGGCGGCATAGATGATCCTCTCTCGCTTGAGCTCTTCTACAAGTTCCAGGTAACTGACAACATCTCAATCACTCCAGGGCTCTTCTACATCACCAACAGTTCAAACCAGGTCAATGACAAAGATCTTTGGGGTGGAGTGATTCTAACCCAGTTCCGCTTCTGA
- a CDS encoding formylglycine-generating enzyme family protein, with the protein MSAGTARSPGRPPFPGMVWIPAGGFRMGSDHHYPEEAPAHEVEVEGFWIDRTPVTNAQFRSFVKATGYRTLAEQPANPAHYPGANQERLAPASIVFVPPPGPLGPGSHYRWWQYLAGANWRHPEGPGSSIKRREQHPVVHVAWEDVLAYASWCGKQLPTEEEWERAAWGGLCNAEFAWGEELYPGGVPLANTFQGDFPHYNSRLDGYERTSPVGAFPANGYGLVDMIGNVWEWTASWYGPHQQSTGGCCAEAAAQAQAREASIDRNSQHGEQPRKAVKGGSYLCAPSYCRRYRPAARMAQGLDTSTGHMGFRCVVRPSELATL; encoded by the coding sequence ATGTCAGCCGGCACCGCCCGATCCCCCGGTCGTCCCCCATTCCCCGGAATGGTGTGGATACCGGCGGGCGGCTTCCGGATGGGGTCAGACCACCACTACCCCGAGGAGGCTCCGGCCCATGAAGTTGAGGTAGAGGGCTTCTGGATCGATCGCACGCCCGTCACTAACGCCCAGTTTCGGAGCTTTGTGAAAGCCACCGGCTACCGCACGCTGGCGGAGCAGCCAGCAAATCCCGCTCACTATCCCGGCGCCAATCAGGAACGATTGGCGCCTGCATCAATAGTTTTTGTGCCGCCCCCGGGGCCGCTGGGGCCTGGCAGTCACTACCGCTGGTGGCAATATCTCGCCGGAGCAAATTGGCGTCATCCGGAGGGGCCGGGCAGCTCGATTAAGCGCCGCGAGCAGCATCCGGTGGTCCATGTCGCTTGGGAGGACGTTTTGGCCTACGCCAGCTGGTGCGGCAAGCAGTTGCCTACGGAGGAGGAATGGGAGCGGGCAGCTTGGGGCGGCCTGTGCAATGCCGAGTTTGCCTGGGGTGAAGAGCTCTATCCCGGTGGGGTGCCCCTAGCTAATACCTTTCAGGGTGATTTCCCCCACTACAACAGCCGCTTAGATGGCTACGAGCGCACCTCCCCCGTAGGCGCTTTCCCTGCCAACGGCTATGGGTTGGTCGACATGATTGGCAATGTGTGGGAGTGGACCGCTAGCTGGTACGGCCCGCACCAGCAGAGCACGGGAGGCTGTTGCGCCGAAGCTGCTGCCCAAGCCCAAGCGCGAGAAGCAAGCATTGATCGCAACTCGCAGCACGGCGAGCAACCACGTAAAGCGGTTAAAGGTGGTTCTTATTTATGTGCACCTAGCTATTGCCGCCGCTACCGCCCCGCAGCCCGCATGGCCCAGGGGCTTGATACCTCCACGGGCCATATGGGTTTTCGCTGTGTGGTGAGGCCCTCAGAGCTGGCGACGCTCTAA
- a CDS encoding arylsulfatase — MPNGKPNVLILWGDDIGQSNLSCYSDGLMGYQTPNIDRVAKEGGRFIHYYAEQSCTAGRAAFISGQSVFRTGLSKVGLPGAEAGFKAEDPTIAELLKPQGYRTGQFGKNHFGDRDEHLPTMHGFDEFFGNLYHLNAEEEPELRDYPTPEDFPNFKERFGPRGVLHCWANGDGSQRIENTGPLTRKRMETADDEFMAEAKRFISDAVASGEPFFVWFNTTHMHFRTYARPQDVGRSGRWQSEYHDVMIYHDECIGEMLNLLDELGVTDDTIVMYGTDNGPHMNSWPDAGMTPFRSEKNTNWEGAYRVPALVRWPGHIAPGTIFSGICSHLDWLPTILAAAGEPEIKEKLKAGYQVGNKTFKVHLDGYNMLDYWTGQADKSPRVEFFYFSDDGDFTGLRYDNWKFVFMEQRSQGTCQIWAEPFTALRVPKIFNLLTDPYERADVTSNTYWDWMFDHIFLLVPAQTYVAQFLATFAEYPPRQKAASFSLQQVMEKMVNTVGGP; from the coding sequence ATGCCAAACGGAAAACCCAACGTTCTCATCCTCTGGGGTGACGACATCGGCCAAAGCAATCTGAGTTGCTACAGCGATGGCTTGATGGGCTATCAGACCCCCAACATTGACCGCGTAGCCAAGGAGGGTGGTCGCTTCATCCATTACTACGCCGAACAGAGCTGCACCGCTGGTCGTGCGGCGTTCATCTCCGGCCAGAGCGTCTTCCGCACCGGTCTTAGCAAGGTGGGGCTGCCTGGCGCCGAAGCTGGCTTTAAAGCGGAAGATCCCACCATTGCTGAACTGCTCAAGCCCCAGGGTTATCGCACCGGCCAGTTTGGCAAAAACCACTTCGGCGATCGCGATGAGCATCTGCCGACCATGCACGGTTTTGACGAGTTTTTTGGCAACCTCTATCACCTCAACGCCGAGGAGGAGCCGGAGCTGCGCGACTATCCCACGCCTGAAGATTTCCCGAACTTCAAGGAGCGCTTCGGTCCCCGCGGTGTGTTGCATTGCTGGGCAAATGGTGACGGCAGCCAACGGATTGAAAACACCGGCCCCCTAACCCGTAAGCGGATGGAGACGGCCGATGATGAATTCATGGCTGAGGCAAAGCGTTTCATTAGCGATGCCGTTGCATCTGGTGAACCCTTCTTCGTCTGGTTCAACACCACCCACATGCACTTCCGCACCTATGCGCGTCCCCAGGATGTGGGCCGCAGCGGTCGCTGGCAGTCGGAGTATCACGACGTGATGATCTATCACGACGAGTGCATTGGTGAAATGCTCAACCTGCTCGACGAGTTGGGTGTCACCGATGACACCATCGTGATGTATGGCACCGACAACGGTCCCCACATGAACAGCTGGCCTGATGCCGGCATGACACCCTTCCGCAGCGAGAAGAACACCAATTGGGAAGGGGCTTATCGGGTGCCGGCCCTAGTGCGCTGGCCGGGGCATATCGCTCCTGGCACCATCTTCTCGGGTATCTGTAGCCACCTCGACTGGCTGCCCACCATCCTGGCGGCGGCCGGTGAGCCTGAGATCAAGGAGAAGCTCAAGGCGGGCTATCAGGTGGGCAATAAGACCTTCAAGGTGCACCTTGATGGTTACAACATGCTCGATTATTGGACTGGCCAGGCTGATAAGAGTCCCCGGGTTGAGTTCTTCTACTTCTCCGACGACGGTGACTTTACCGGCCTGCGTTACGACAACTGGAAGTTTGTGTTCATGGAGCAGCGCTCCCAGGGCACCTGCCAGATCTGGGCCGAACCGTTTACGGCTTTGCGGGTACCCAAGATCTTCAACCTGCTCACCGACCCCTATGAGCGCGCTGATGTGACCTCAAACACCTATTGGGACTGGATGTTTGATCACATTTTCCTGCTGGTACCAGCCCAGACCTACGTGGCCCAGTTCCTCGCTACCTTCGCCGAATACCCACCCCGCCAAAAGGCTGCCAGCTTCTCGCTGCAGCAGGTGATGGAGAAGATGGTGAACACTGTCGGCGGCCCCTGA
- a CDS encoding iron uptake porin translates to MKIRPTLLLAATAAGVLAPVTAAANEISSLNGAAAINDYMQQQDVDRFRAWEAKNQVTSVSQFSDVQPTDWAYQALTNLVEKYGCVAGYPNGSYKGGQAMTRFEAAALLNTCLDRVTEVTDELQRLMDEFKTELAALTGRVTGLENKVGKLEAQQFSTTTKLSGLASFVVGGVSNNPAGEQVTFNYDLQLNLDTSFSGKDLLRTVLRAGNFDGDRNAFGGGLSTLEIAFQEEGGPDVVGIDKIFYQFPLGQSPIGGQFTATLGGRVGQEDMLALWPSAYPGDTILNALTLNGAPLAYNKNLGPGLGLWWQQNGWSVSANYVAGNGADSSQGLFSSSSAGTSTVQLGYGQENWGIAALYSYVEAGVGVPGATPFITTEIEENGVKTNAFGISGFWQPAESGWIPSISAGYGVNGSSGSDLRTSQSWMVGLQWSDVLAEGNSFGMGVGQPAFATATRNGAASESGVWAWEWWYQWQVSDAISVTPAIFVLNNPGGNGDGANQFGALIKTSFQF, encoded by the coding sequence TTGAAAATTCGCCCAACCCTGCTGCTTGCAGCAACTGCTGCTGGAGTACTGGCACCGGTCACCGCAGCTGCCAATGAAATCTCGTCGCTGAATGGCGCTGCCGCCATCAACGACTACATGCAACAGCAAGACGTTGATCGCTTCCGTGCTTGGGAAGCCAAGAACCAAGTCACCAGCGTCTCCCAGTTTTCCGACGTTCAGCCCACCGACTGGGCTTATCAAGCGCTGACCAACCTGGTGGAGAAATACGGCTGCGTCGCCGGCTACCCCAACGGCAGCTACAAAGGCGGCCAGGCCATGACCCGCTTTGAGGCGGCTGCCCTGCTCAACACCTGTCTCGACCGTGTCACCGAAGTGACCGACGAACTGCAGCGCCTGATGGATGAGTTCAAGACTGAGCTCGCAGCCCTCACCGGCCGCGTCACTGGCCTGGAGAACAAGGTGGGCAAGCTGGAAGCCCAGCAGTTCTCCACCACCACCAAGCTCTCCGGCCTGGCCAGCTTCGTGGTGGGTGGGGTGAGCAACAATCCCGCCGGTGAGCAGGTCACGTTCAACTACGACCTGCAGCTCAACCTCGATACCAGCTTCAGCGGCAAGGATCTGCTGCGCACCGTGCTGAGGGCCGGCAACTTCGATGGCGATCGCAATGCCTTCGGCGGCGGCCTCTCCACCCTGGAGATCGCCTTCCAGGAAGAGGGTGGCCCCGATGTGGTGGGTATCGACAAGATCTTTTATCAGTTCCCGCTTGGGCAGTCTCCGATCGGTGGCCAGTTCACGGCCACCCTCGGCGGCCGCGTGGGCCAGGAAGACATGCTCGCCCTCTGGCCCAGCGCCTATCCAGGCGACACCATCCTCAACGCGCTCACCCTCAATGGTGCACCGCTGGCCTACAACAAAAACCTCGGCCCAGGCCTGGGCCTCTGGTGGCAACAGAACGGCTGGAGCGTGAGCGCTAACTACGTGGCAGGCAATGGTGCCGATTCCTCCCAGGGCCTATTCAGCAGCAGCTCAGCCGGCACCAGCACCGTGCAGCTGGGCTACGGCCAGGAGAACTGGGGCATCGCCGCGCTCTATTCCTATGTCGAGGCCGGTGTGGGTGTGCCCGGCGCCACCCCCTTCATCACCACCGAGATCGAGGAGAACGGCGTCAAAACCAATGCCTTTGGCATCAGCGGCTTCTGGCAGCCGGCCGAGAGCGGCTGGATCCCCTCGATCAGCGCTGGTTACGGCGTCAACGGCAGCTCCGGCTCAGACCTGCGCACCAGCCAGTCGTGGATGGTGGGCCTGCAATGGAGCGATGTGCTGGCGGAGGGCAACAGCTTTGGCATGGGAGTGGGCCAACCCGCCTTTGCCACCGCCACCCGCAATGGGGCGGCCAGCGAATCCGGCGTGTGGGCTTGGGAGTGGTGGTATCAGTGGCAGGTCAGCGATGCCATCTCCGTGACCCCGGCGATCTTCGTGCTCAACAATCCTGGGGGGAATGGGGATGGGGCCAACCAATTCGGTGCCCTGATCAAAACCAGCTTCCAGTTTTGA
- a CDS encoding ABC transporter permease: MILASGLALLPLLTLLKDVLINRGESRLELGFDGLRQVRGTLLLVVGEGLLGAVVGTAIGWLTAVCRFPGRRWLRIAQLVPMAFPAYLLAASLIDWGSHRGLRIHGLGWAIVLLTLANYSYVFLLSTESFSVSGRRLLEASRSLGVGPWRSFFRVALPIALPSIGAGIALSAMEVVNDLGAVRLLGVPSLSAGILDRWQVDGDPQGAALLSLVALGIVAVLIASERQLRQRSRRWNLEGGTGSSHVWHLAGWRAALAQLFCVLPPLIAVAIPALWIQQGWQGLQSESIAELGQLAGRSLGLALIATAVTCLGSLLLAICRRWSPQPLVQQLSFIAGLGYAIPGSVLALGLIVLGGPLGFSPVLLLLWGYGDRFIAVSKQGLDAALERIPPSIDETATSLGCDWLAVLRRIHLPLLRGPLLVGSLLVFVDVVKELPITLALRPFDFDTLAVRVFQYASDERVGAAMAPAVMIMAFGLLAAFALVPTLEQRD; encoded by the coding sequence GTGATTTTGGCAAGTGGGCTCGCCCTATTGCCCCTGCTCACCCTGTTGAAGGACGTGTTGATCAACAGGGGCGAAAGCAGGCTGGAGCTGGGATTTGACGGGCTCAGACAGGTTCGGGGCACCTTGCTGCTGGTTGTAGGGGAAGGGCTCTTAGGTGCCGTGGTGGGAACTGCCATCGGCTGGCTCACCGCGGTTTGCCGCTTCCCAGGCCGGCGCTGGCTGCGCATCGCCCAACTAGTGCCAATGGCCTTCCCTGCCTACCTTCTGGCCGCCAGCCTGATCGACTGGGGCAGCCACCGGGGCCTGCGCATCCATGGCCTGGGCTGGGCCATTGTGCTGCTCACCCTGGCTAACTACAGCTACGTATTTCTGCTGAGCACCGAGAGCTTCTCTGTCAGTGGCAGGCGGCTACTGGAGGCCAGCCGCAGCCTTGGCGTGGGCCCCTGGAGAAGTTTTTTTCGCGTCGCCCTACCAATTGCCCTGCCCTCGATCGGCGCCGGCATTGCCCTCAGCGCCATGGAGGTGGTGAACGATCTCGGCGCAGTGCGCCTGCTTGGAGTGCCCAGCCTCTCTGCCGGCATCCTCGATCGCTGGCAGGTGGATGGCGATCCCCAGGGTGCGGCGCTGCTGTCACTGGTGGCACTAGGGATCGTGGCGGTGTTGATCGCCAGCGAACGTCAATTGCGTCAACGCAGTCGGCGCTGGAACCTTGAAGGCGGAACGGGCAGCTCCCACGTTTGGCATCTCGCGGGCTGGCGCGCCGCACTAGCCCAGTTGTTCTGTGTGCTGCCACCCCTTATCGCTGTGGCCATTCCAGCCCTCTGGATTCAGCAGGGCTGGCAAGGGCTGCAGAGCGAATCGATCGCAGAACTGGGCCAGCTTGCAGGCCGCAGCCTCGGCTTGGCCTTGATTGCCACTGCGGTTACCTGCCTGGGTTCGCTGCTGCTGGCCATCTGCCGGCGCTGGAGCCCCCAGCCGCTAGTGCAACAGCTCAGCTTTATCGCCGGCTTGGGATACGCCATTCCCGGCAGTGTGCTGGCCCTCGGGCTGATCGTTCTGGGCGGCCCCCTTGGCTTCAGCCCAGTCCTGCTGCTGCTCTGGGGCTACGGCGACCGCTTCATCGCCGTCTCAAAACAGGGGCTTGATGCTGCGCTTGAGCGCATACCCCCCAGCATCGACGAAACGGCGACCAGCCTGGGCTGCGACTGGCTGGCGGTGTTGCGGCGGATTCACCTGCCCCTGCTGCGGGGGCCGCTGCTGGTGGGATCCCTGCTGGTGTTTGTGGATGTGGTGAAAGAACTGCCAATCACCCTGGCCCTGCGGCCCTTCGATTTCGACACCCTGGCGGTGCGTGTATTCCAATACGCCAGTGACGAAAGGGTGGGTGCCGCAATGGCACCAGCCGTCATGATCATGGCGTTTGGCTTGCTAGCGGCATTTGCCCTAGTGCCCACCCTGGAGCAGCGCGACTAA
- a CDS encoding CobW family GTP-binding protein, which produces MTASATTTGLPVTILTGFLGAGKTTLLNHILSNQQGVKTAVLVNEFGEIGIDNDLIVATGEDMVELSNGCICCSINGELLEAVYRILERPDPVDYLVVETTGLADPLPVAMTFLGSDLRDATRLDSIITLVDAENFSDELLEGEVARAQIVYSDMLLLNKCDLVAEERLAALEAQLREIKTDARILRSVKGEVPLPLLLSVGLFESDKIVAQQQLSAEPDHSSCDHDHGHCEHEHHDHHQHHNHDHHKHEHADHPDHAAIEGFTSLSFASEGPFALRKFQNFLDNQLPAEVFRAKGILWFNESERRHVFHLAGKRFSIDDSDWPEGSGRKNQIVLIGKNLDHAQLRKQLQVCVAKDSGKGFA; this is translated from the coding sequence ATGACCGCCAGTGCCACCACCACGGGCCTGCCCGTGACAATCCTCACCGGCTTTCTGGGGGCTGGTAAGACCACCCTGCTCAACCACATTCTCAGCAATCAGCAGGGGGTCAAAACCGCCGTGCTGGTCAACGAATTCGGTGAAATCGGCATCGACAACGACCTGATTGTTGCCACCGGCGAAGACATGGTGGAGCTGAGCAACGGCTGCATCTGCTGCTCAATCAACGGTGAACTGCTCGAGGCGGTGTACCGCATCCTGGAGCGCCCCGATCCGGTGGACTATCTGGTGGTGGAGACCACCGGCCTGGCCGACCCCCTGCCGGTGGCCATGACCTTCCTCGGCAGCGACCTGCGAGATGCCACCAGGCTCGATTCGATCATCACCTTGGTAGATGCCGAGAACTTCAGCGACGAGCTGCTGGAGGGCGAGGTGGCCCGGGCCCAGATCGTTTACAGCGACATGCTGTTACTAAACAAATGCGACCTGGTAGCTGAGGAGCGGCTGGCTGCCCTGGAGGCCCAGTTGCGCGAGATCAAGACCGATGCCCGCATCCTGCGCTCGGTGAAGGGCGAAGTGCCCCTGCCCCTACTACTCAGCGTGGGGCTGTTCGAAAGCGACAAAATCGTTGCCCAGCAGCAGCTCAGCGCCGAGCCAGACCACAGCTCCTGCGACCACGATCACGGCCACTGCGAACACGAGCACCACGACCACCACCAGCACCACAACCACGATCATCACAAGCACGAGCACGCCGATCACCCCGACCACGCCGCCATCGAGGGATTCACCTCGTTGTCGTTTGCGTCCGAGGGGCCTTTCGCCCTGCGCAAATTTCAGAACTTTCTCGACAACCAGCTGCCAGCCGAGGTGTTTCGGGCCAAGGGGATCCTCTGGTTCAACGAAAGTGAGCGCCGCCATGTGTTCCACCTGGCTGGCAAGCGCTTCTCGATCGACGATTCCGACTGGCCAGAGGGCTCAGGACGCAAGAACCAGATCGTGCTGATCGGTAAAAATCTCGACCACGCCCAGTTGCGCAAGCAACTGCAGGTGTGCGTTGCCAAAGATTCCGGCAAGGGCTTCGCTTGA
- a CDS encoding Crp/Fnr family transcriptional regulator → MSFRFLPADSLAAVRMPVGQTVLLNPSLRPSGSCIEVLDGVARVFCPCEETEGMTLAFLQAGDQLCTERLCSEGVCVEALTPLSFRSDAIPRQGEGFDAVNEWTLQLLRIRHLGSADQRLHALFGLLVRRLGRRCGSWCDLPFRLTHERIGELIGTTRVTTTRLISRIRQAQLLEAPAGEAGMRLAPELVESAPLAAA, encoded by the coding sequence ATGAGTTTTCGCTTCCTGCCCGCCGATTCCCTTGCCGCCGTGCGCATGCCGGTTGGGCAAACCGTGCTGCTTAACCCCTCTCTGCGCCCCTCAGGGAGCTGCATTGAGGTGCTTGATGGTGTGGCCCGCGTCTTTTGCCCCTGCGAGGAAACCGAGGGGATGACCCTGGCTTTTCTGCAGGCGGGGGATCAGCTCTGTACCGAGCGCCTATGCAGTGAGGGTGTATGCGTCGAGGCGCTCACCCCTTTGAGTTTCCGTAGTGACGCCATACCCCGGCAGGGGGAAGGCTTTGATGCCGTCAATGAATGGACCTTGCAGCTGCTGCGCATCCGTCACTTAGGCAGCGCTGACCAGCGCCTGCACGCATTGTTTGGTCTGCTGGTGCGCCGTCTCGGTCGTCGCTGCGGTAGCTGGTGCGATCTGCCGTTTCGTCTCACCCATGAACGGATCGGTGAATTGATCGGTACCACCCGGGTTACCACCACGCGGCTGATTTCACGGATTCGCCAGGCCCAACTGCTCGAGGCCCCCGCTGGTGAGGCCGGCATGCGCCTGGCGCCGGAATTAGTTGAATCCGCCCCTTTGGCTGCCGCCTGA